In the genome of Montipora foliosa isolate CH-2021 chromosome 3, ASM3666993v2, whole genome shotgun sequence, one region contains:
- the LOC137994972 gene encoding QRFP-like peptide receptor, which yields MNKANNTSTCSYPLTDTTARIGVISSYCFIFVVSAVGNGSVGLIVYKIKTMRKPINFFIVNMAMSDLLFLISVGIAIMLAFKPSSWIFRGSSGDTMCKIKELLPSFSVAVSIQSLVPISVERFEAVVFPLRSPIINLSRCLVFIIVTWIVAIAINLPKCLAWKLSEHPEKIACELHWNEMFGESSTHANYLLATFAVLFYFPVVLITILYPVIICKLQSQMTPGETSLQAQNERVRRNKNVLKMSIAIVIAFVLCWVPWSISAILIAFDVSLPCGFFIFWITDNVLLVSNSAINPCICFTFSRNYQMSFKKILKCFHLTQRQRDAEQNEPNLQLVLSKRHGFLGLSMREKRFDYVTTEAI from the coding sequence ATGAACAAGGCAAACAACACCTCAACCTGCTCCTATCCATTGACTGATACAACAGCTCGAATCGGAGTGATCTCGTCGTATTGTTTTATCTTCGTTGTTTCAGCAGTTGGAAATGGTAGTGTTGGATTAATAGTATACAAGATAAAGACCATGAGGAAGCCAATCAATTTTTTCATTGTCAACATGGCCATGTCAGACCTTCTCTTTCTGATATCCGTGGGCATTGCAATAATGCTAGCGTTCAAGCCCAGCTCATGGATCTTTCGCGGGAGCTCGGGCGatacaatgtgtaaaataaaagaactaCTACCAAGCTTCTCTGTTGCAGTCTCTATTCAGAGCCTGGTTCCAATCTCAGTCGAGCGATTTGAAGCTGTTGTTTTCCCCTTGCGTTCACCAATCATCAATTTAAGCCGATGCTTGGTCTTTATTATTGTTACATGGATCGTCGCTATAGCGATAAATTTGCCCAAATGTCTTGCCTGGAAACTCAGTGAACATCCTGAAAAAATTGCATGTGAGCTGCATTGGAACGAGATGTTTGGAGAATCATCTACTCATGCAAATTACTTGCTGGCAACATTTGCTGTGTTATTTTACTTCCCGGTTGTCTTGATAACGATTCTTTATCCCGTCATTATTTGCAAGCTCCAGTCACAGATGACACCAGGGGAGACTTCGCTCCAGGCTCAGAACGAGCGAGTTAGAAGAAACAAGAACGTGCTGAAGATGTCAATCGCTATCGTGATTGCCTTTGTTCTGTGTTGGGTGCCTTGGAGTATCAGTGCCATATTAATAGCATTTGATGTTAGTCTGCCGTGTGGCTTTTTCATCTTCTGGATTACGGACAACGTCCTTCTGGTGTCAAACAGTGCTATCAATCCTTGTATATGTTTTACATTTAGCAGGAATTATCAGAtgagtttcaaaaaaatattgaagTGTTTTCATCTCACACAGCGCCAGCGGGATGCTGAGCAAAATGAACCGAACTTACAACTCGTACTATCGAAACGACATGGTTTCCTTGGACTTTCCATGAGGGAAAAACGTTTTGATTACGTTACGACTGAGGCAATATGA